One window of Vespula pensylvanica isolate Volc-1 chromosome 15, ASM1446617v1, whole genome shotgun sequence genomic DNA carries:
- the LOC122634543 gene encoding uncharacterized protein LOC122634543 isoform X2: MNNTPFVNVTAQKSEPISLYLFQNLAPTSQLGYLTNKEKEDFLYSDEDGENYNFKYISGNRFKYIIKDVQRERCRDEEERAWCRFVKQQELNSNISTTNEYNREDRELRRLEEDALPEYKLGSYVEGSKKNDHKSIYPIKEHGEENFTNRITETKSNDTITIDMDRSILREDLLPYMRFIRSKRSSDLRRTSSDIVQRKHPKQDIVGNFECNSTPELSIEYESDKEDNISVEPDPVTAHRIVIMQQRISELLDEISFRLDRIPLPDGDIDLKRRQQRVMEFCIRLSRNYLYDLTRYVNDIQKHMRAISPSAKIKSGRRGITFHMQIIEQKLIASHQLLLHGLTAYCRHIPCSIPQGHSKKIKELLKVVTDLKDICDHIQLTRNYFGSGDTCTLPLEKETQAKCNAILSKLKLSSGTESQLDDYNTVSNIIIPLNVPRARNRSKRKNLETRLRMYNNMEAKAYKSNFRRKSSACHIKDKKTDTRHNKIIYNEHLSLPQQPNSSPITNAFSKEIIQEDDTKYKTSLKEDDIKTIMGTVPVDSDNDTNLEIQSKHTNRLLLSKKAKVMKESPNKLYNVKFYKGEARHNKLRSSQSNHYNDSINKINDSATSDEVLFEFLPKYQSFQDFNNKDISNGDFRNHITKKHSVSKSRKEINKDRRNMNLICLSSLDNMSNERTCYNAMSHLDNHKSNSLIQLFISKETEAKFLRYRIEYYHLFKCSPMYSNNTQNKPWNIVAWISDKLVDELINEIAKELEMQDIIQKMYQLEFKEF; encoded by the exons ATGAATAACACACCTTTCGTAAATGTTACCGCGCAAAAAAGCGAACCAATCTCTCTGTacctttttcaaaatttgGCGC CAACTTCGCAACTCGGCTACCTGACGaataaggaaaaggaagactTTTTGTATTCAGACGAGGATGGagaaaattacaatttcaaG taCATATCTGGAAATCGATTCAAGTACATAATAAAAGATgtgcaaagagaaagatgtagAGACGAGGAGGAACGTGCATGGTGTAGATTTGTAAAACAACAAGAATTAAACAGTAATATAAG cACTACTAATGAGTATAACAGGGAAGACAGAGAATTAAGAAGATTGGAGGAAGATGCACTTCCGGAATATAAATTAGGATCTTATGTTGAAGGCAGTAAAAAGAACGATCATAAATCTATTTATCCA atAAAAGAACacggagaagaaaattttacaaacAGGATAACAGAAACAAAAAGCAATGATACTATTACTATCGACATGGATCGGTCGATCTTAAGAGAAGATTTATTGCCATATATGAGATTTATAAGATCTAAAAGATCTTCAGATCTGAGAAGAACTTCGTCTGATATTGTACAAAGGAAACATCCAAAACAAGACATAGTAGGCAATTTTGAATGCAATTCTACCCCAGAATTGAGCATAGAATATGAAAgcgataaagaagataatatttcCGTGGAACCAGATCCAGTGACTGCGCATAGAATTGTAATAATGCAACAAAGGATCTCTGAATTGTTAGATGAAATCTCGTTCAGATTAGACAGAATTCCACTGCCCGATGGTGACATAGACTTGAAACGGAGACAACAACGTGTTATGGAATTTTGTATAAGATTgtcgagaaattatttatacgatcttACCAGATATGTCAATGACATTCAGAAACATATGCGCGCTATTTCACCATCTGCAAAGATAAAATCTGGTCGTAGAGGCATTACGTTTCACATGCAGATTATCGAACAAAAATTGATAGCTTCTCATCAGTTATTATTGCATGGATTAACTGCTTATTGTAGGCATATTCCTTGTTCAATTCCGCAAGGTcattctaaaaaaattaaagaactATTAAAAGTAGTGACCGATTTGAAAGATATTTGTGATCATATTCAATTGACTAGAAATTATTTTGGCTCTGGAGACACCTGTACGTTACCACTG GAAAAAGAGACACAAGCCAAGTGTAACGCTATTTTGTCTAAGTTGAAACTGAGTTCAGGAACTGAATCGCAATTAGATGATTATAATACagtttcaaatataattattccaCTGAATGTACCACGGGCAAGAAACCGTTCTAAACGTAAGAATTTGGAAACTCGATTgagaatgtataataatatggaAGCTAAAGCATATAAGAGCAATTTTAGAAGAAAATCCTCAG CATGTCatataaaggataaaaaaactGATACAcgtcataataaaattatttataacgaacATTTATCTTTACCGCAACAACCAAATTCTAGTCCAATTACGAATgcattttctaaagaaattatCCAAGAGGATGACACAAAGTATAAAACATCCTTGAAAGAAGATGATATTAAGACAATAATGGGAACAGTTCCTGTAGATTCTGATAAC GATACCAACTTGGAAATACAATCCAAGCATACCAATAGATTGCTATTATCAAAAAAGGCAAAGGTCATGAAAGAGTCGcctaataaattgtataatgtaaaattttataaaggcGAGGCGAGacataataaattaagaaGTAGTCAATCAAATCATTATAATGATTCAATAAATAAG ataaatgATTCAGCAACTTCCGACGAAGTATTGTTTGAATTTCTTCCAAAGTATCAATCTTTtcaagattttaataataaagatatttcaaatGGTGATTTCAGAAATCATATAACCAAGAAACATTCTGTATCAAAAAG cagaaaagaaatcaataagGATAGAAGAAACATGAATTTGATTTGTCTCTCATCCTTGGATAACATGTCCAACGAACGTACATGTTATAATGCTATGAGTCACCTGGACAACCATAAAAGT AATAGTCTCatccaattatttatttctaaagaaacTGAAGCGAAATTTTTGAGATATAGAATAGAAtactatcatttatttaaatgtagtCCGATGTATTCCAACAATACGCAAAATAAGCCATGGAATATTGTCGCATG gATTTCTGATAAACTCGTGGATGAATTAATCAACGAAATTGCAAAGGAATTAGAAATGCAAGATATAATCCAAAAAATGTATCAACtagaatttaaagaattttaa
- the LOC122634543 gene encoding uncharacterized protein LOC122634543 isoform X1, whose product MNNTPFVNVTAQKSEPISLYLFQNLAPTSQLGYLTNKEKEDFLYSDEDGENYNFKYISGNRFKYIIKDVQRERCRDEEERAWCRFVKQQELNSNISTTNEYNREDRELRRLEEDALPEYKLGSYVEGSKKNDHKSIYPIKEHGEENFTNRITETKSNDTITIDMDRSILREDLLPYMRFIRSKRSSDLRRTSSDIVQRKHPKQDIVGNFECNSTPELSIEYESDKEDNISVEPDPVTAHRIVIMQQRISELLDEISFRLDRIPLPDGDIDLKRRQQRVMEFCIRLSRNYLYDLTRYVNDIQKHMRAISPSAKIKSGRRGITFHMQIIEQKLIASHQLLLHGLTAYCRHIPCSIPQGHSKKIKELLKVVTDLKDICDHIQLTRNYFGSGDTCTLPLEKETQAKCNAILSKLKLSSGTESQLDDYNTVSNIIIPLNVPRARNRSKRKNLETRLRMYNNMEAKAYKSNFRRKSSACHIKDKKTDTRHNKIIYNEHLSLPQQPNSSPITNAFSKEIIQEDDTKYKTSLKEDDIKTIMGTVPVDSDNDTNLEIQSKHTNRLLLSKKAKVMKESPNKLYNVKFYKGEARHNKLRSSQSNHYNDSINKINDSATSDEVLFEFLPKYQSFQDFNNKDISNGDFRNHITKKHSVSKSRKEINKDRRNMNLICLSSLDNMSNERTCYNAMSHLDNHKSQNSLIQLFISKETEAKFLRYRIEYYHLFKCSPMYSNNTQNKPWNIVAWISDKLVDELINEIAKELEMQDIIQKMYQLEFKEF is encoded by the exons ATGAATAACACACCTTTCGTAAATGTTACCGCGCAAAAAAGCGAACCAATCTCTCTGTacctttttcaaaatttgGCGC CAACTTCGCAACTCGGCTACCTGACGaataaggaaaaggaagactTTTTGTATTCAGACGAGGATGGagaaaattacaatttcaaG taCATATCTGGAAATCGATTCAAGTACATAATAAAAGATgtgcaaagagaaagatgtagAGACGAGGAGGAACGTGCATGGTGTAGATTTGTAAAACAACAAGAATTAAACAGTAATATAAG cACTACTAATGAGTATAACAGGGAAGACAGAGAATTAAGAAGATTGGAGGAAGATGCACTTCCGGAATATAAATTAGGATCTTATGTTGAAGGCAGTAAAAAGAACGATCATAAATCTATTTATCCA atAAAAGAACacggagaagaaaattttacaaacAGGATAACAGAAACAAAAAGCAATGATACTATTACTATCGACATGGATCGGTCGATCTTAAGAGAAGATTTATTGCCATATATGAGATTTATAAGATCTAAAAGATCTTCAGATCTGAGAAGAACTTCGTCTGATATTGTACAAAGGAAACATCCAAAACAAGACATAGTAGGCAATTTTGAATGCAATTCTACCCCAGAATTGAGCATAGAATATGAAAgcgataaagaagataatatttcCGTGGAACCAGATCCAGTGACTGCGCATAGAATTGTAATAATGCAACAAAGGATCTCTGAATTGTTAGATGAAATCTCGTTCAGATTAGACAGAATTCCACTGCCCGATGGTGACATAGACTTGAAACGGAGACAACAACGTGTTATGGAATTTTGTATAAGATTgtcgagaaattatttatacgatcttACCAGATATGTCAATGACATTCAGAAACATATGCGCGCTATTTCACCATCTGCAAAGATAAAATCTGGTCGTAGAGGCATTACGTTTCACATGCAGATTATCGAACAAAAATTGATAGCTTCTCATCAGTTATTATTGCATGGATTAACTGCTTATTGTAGGCATATTCCTTGTTCAATTCCGCAAGGTcattctaaaaaaattaaagaactATTAAAAGTAGTGACCGATTTGAAAGATATTTGTGATCATATTCAATTGACTAGAAATTATTTTGGCTCTGGAGACACCTGTACGTTACCACTG GAAAAAGAGACACAAGCCAAGTGTAACGCTATTTTGTCTAAGTTGAAACTGAGTTCAGGAACTGAATCGCAATTAGATGATTATAATACagtttcaaatataattattccaCTGAATGTACCACGGGCAAGAAACCGTTCTAAACGTAAGAATTTGGAAACTCGATTgagaatgtataataatatggaAGCTAAAGCATATAAGAGCAATTTTAGAAGAAAATCCTCAG CATGTCatataaaggataaaaaaactGATACAcgtcataataaaattatttataacgaacATTTATCTTTACCGCAACAACCAAATTCTAGTCCAATTACGAATgcattttctaaagaaattatCCAAGAGGATGACACAAAGTATAAAACATCCTTGAAAGAAGATGATATTAAGACAATAATGGGAACAGTTCCTGTAGATTCTGATAAC GATACCAACTTGGAAATACAATCCAAGCATACCAATAGATTGCTATTATCAAAAAAGGCAAAGGTCATGAAAGAGTCGcctaataaattgtataatgtaaaattttataaaggcGAGGCGAGacataataaattaagaaGTAGTCAATCAAATCATTATAATGATTCAATAAATAAG ataaatgATTCAGCAACTTCCGACGAAGTATTGTTTGAATTTCTTCCAAAGTATCAATCTTTtcaagattttaataataaagatatttcaaatGGTGATTTCAGAAATCATATAACCAAGAAACATTCTGTATCAAAAAG cagaaaagaaatcaataagGATAGAAGAAACATGAATTTGATTTGTCTCTCATCCTTGGATAACATGTCCAACGAACGTACATGTTATAATGCTATGAGTCACCTGGACAACCATAAAAGT CAGAATAGTCTCatccaattatttatttctaaagaaacTGAAGCGAAATTTTTGAGATATAGAATAGAAtactatcatttatttaaatgtagtCCGATGTATTCCAACAATACGCAAAATAAGCCATGGAATATTGTCGCATG gATTTCTGATAAACTCGTGGATGAATTAATCAACGAAATTGCAAAGGAATTAGAAATGCAAGATATAATCCAAAAAATGTATCAACtagaatttaaagaattttaa
- the LOC122634543 gene encoding uncharacterized protein LOC122634543 isoform X3, whose product MNNTPFVNVTAQKSEPISLYLFQNLAPTSQLGYLTNKEKEDFLYSDEDGENYNFKYISGNRFKYIIKDVQRERCRDEEERAWCRFVKQQELNSNISTTNEYNREDRELRRLEEDALPEYKLGSYVEGSKKNDHKSIYPIKEHGEENFTNRITETKSNDTITIDMDRSILREDLLPYMRFIRSKRSSDLRRTSSDIVQRKHPKQDIVGNFECNSTPELSIEYESDKEDNISVEPDPVTAHRIVIMQQRISELLDEISFRLDRIPLPDGDIDLKRRQQRVMEFCIRLSRNYLYDLTRYVNDIQKHMRAISPSAKIKSGRRGITFHMQIIEQKLIASHQLLLHGLTAYCRHIPCSIPQGHSKKIKELLKVVTDLKDICDHIQLTRNYFGSGDTCTLPLEKETQAKCNAILSKLKLSSGTESQLDDYNTVSNIIIPLNVPRARNRSKRKNLETRLRMYNNMEAKAYKSNFRRKSSACHIKDKKTDTRHNKIIYNEHLSLPQQPNSSPITNAFSKEIIQEDDTKYKTSLKEDDIKTIMGTVPVDSDNDTNLEIQSKHTNRLLLSKKAKVMKESPNKLYNVKFYKGEARHNKLRSSQSNHYNDSINKINDSATSDEVLFEFLPKYQSFQDFNNKDISNGDFRNHITKKHSVSKRKEINKDRRNMNLICLSSLDNMSNERTCYNAMSHLDNHKSQNSLIQLFISKETEAKFLRYRIEYYHLFKCSPMYSNNTQNKPWNIVAWISDKLVDELINEIAKELEMQDIIQKMYQLEFKEF is encoded by the exons ATGAATAACACACCTTTCGTAAATGTTACCGCGCAAAAAAGCGAACCAATCTCTCTGTacctttttcaaaatttgGCGC CAACTTCGCAACTCGGCTACCTGACGaataaggaaaaggaagactTTTTGTATTCAGACGAGGATGGagaaaattacaatttcaaG taCATATCTGGAAATCGATTCAAGTACATAATAAAAGATgtgcaaagagaaagatgtagAGACGAGGAGGAACGTGCATGGTGTAGATTTGTAAAACAACAAGAATTAAACAGTAATATAAG cACTACTAATGAGTATAACAGGGAAGACAGAGAATTAAGAAGATTGGAGGAAGATGCACTTCCGGAATATAAATTAGGATCTTATGTTGAAGGCAGTAAAAAGAACGATCATAAATCTATTTATCCA atAAAAGAACacggagaagaaaattttacaaacAGGATAACAGAAACAAAAAGCAATGATACTATTACTATCGACATGGATCGGTCGATCTTAAGAGAAGATTTATTGCCATATATGAGATTTATAAGATCTAAAAGATCTTCAGATCTGAGAAGAACTTCGTCTGATATTGTACAAAGGAAACATCCAAAACAAGACATAGTAGGCAATTTTGAATGCAATTCTACCCCAGAATTGAGCATAGAATATGAAAgcgataaagaagataatatttcCGTGGAACCAGATCCAGTGACTGCGCATAGAATTGTAATAATGCAACAAAGGATCTCTGAATTGTTAGATGAAATCTCGTTCAGATTAGACAGAATTCCACTGCCCGATGGTGACATAGACTTGAAACGGAGACAACAACGTGTTATGGAATTTTGTATAAGATTgtcgagaaattatttatacgatcttACCAGATATGTCAATGACATTCAGAAACATATGCGCGCTATTTCACCATCTGCAAAGATAAAATCTGGTCGTAGAGGCATTACGTTTCACATGCAGATTATCGAACAAAAATTGATAGCTTCTCATCAGTTATTATTGCATGGATTAACTGCTTATTGTAGGCATATTCCTTGTTCAATTCCGCAAGGTcattctaaaaaaattaaagaactATTAAAAGTAGTGACCGATTTGAAAGATATTTGTGATCATATTCAATTGACTAGAAATTATTTTGGCTCTGGAGACACCTGTACGTTACCACTG GAAAAAGAGACACAAGCCAAGTGTAACGCTATTTTGTCTAAGTTGAAACTGAGTTCAGGAACTGAATCGCAATTAGATGATTATAATACagtttcaaatataattattccaCTGAATGTACCACGGGCAAGAAACCGTTCTAAACGTAAGAATTTGGAAACTCGATTgagaatgtataataatatggaAGCTAAAGCATATAAGAGCAATTTTAGAAGAAAATCCTCAG CATGTCatataaaggataaaaaaactGATACAcgtcataataaaattatttataacgaacATTTATCTTTACCGCAACAACCAAATTCTAGTCCAATTACGAATgcattttctaaagaaattatCCAAGAGGATGACACAAAGTATAAAACATCCTTGAAAGAAGATGATATTAAGACAATAATGGGAACAGTTCCTGTAGATTCTGATAAC GATACCAACTTGGAAATACAATCCAAGCATACCAATAGATTGCTATTATCAAAAAAGGCAAAGGTCATGAAAGAGTCGcctaataaattgtataatgtaaaattttataaaggcGAGGCGAGacataataaattaagaaGTAGTCAATCAAATCATTATAATGATTCAATAAATAAG ataaatgATTCAGCAACTTCCGACGAAGTATTGTTTGAATTTCTTCCAAAGTATCAATCTTTtcaagattttaataataaagatatttcaaatGGTGATTTCAGAAATCATATAACCAAGAAACATTCTGTATCAAAAAG aaaagaaatcaataagGATAGAAGAAACATGAATTTGATTTGTCTCTCATCCTTGGATAACATGTCCAACGAACGTACATGTTATAATGCTATGAGTCACCTGGACAACCATAAAAGT CAGAATAGTCTCatccaattatttatttctaaagaaacTGAAGCGAAATTTTTGAGATATAGAATAGAAtactatcatttatttaaatgtagtCCGATGTATTCCAACAATACGCAAAATAAGCCATGGAATATTGTCGCATG gATTTCTGATAAACTCGTGGATGAATTAATCAACGAAATTGCAAAGGAATTAGAAATGCAAGATATAATCCAAAAAATGTATCAACtagaatttaaagaattttaa
- the LOC122634543 gene encoding uncharacterized protein LOC122634543 isoform X4: protein MNNTPFVNVTAQKSEPISLYLFQNLAPTSQLGYLTNKEKEDFLYSDEDGENYNFKYISGNRFKYIIKDVQRERCRDEEERAWCRFVKQQELNSNISTTNEYNREDRELRRLEEDALPEYKLGSYVEGSKKNDHKSIYPIKEHGEENFTNRITETKSNDTITIDMDRSILREDLLPYMRFIRSKRSSDLRRTSSDIVQRKHPKQDIVGNFECNSTPELSIEYESDKEDNISVEPDPVTAHRIVIMQQRISELLDEISFRLDRIPLPDGDIDLKRRQQRVMEFCIRLSRNYLYDLTRYVNDIQKHMRAISPSAKIKSGRRGITFHMQIIEQKLIASHQLLLHGLTAYCRHIPCSIPQGHSKKIKELLKVVTDLKDICDHIQLTRNYFGSGDTCTLPLEKETQAKCNAILSKLKLSSGTESQLDDYNTVSNIIIPLNVPRARNRSKRKNLETRLRMYNNMEAKAYKSNFRRKSSACHIKDKKTDTRHNKIIYNEHLSLPQQPNSSPITNAFSKEIIQEDDTKYKTSLKEDDIKTIMGTVPVDSDNDTNLEIQSKHTNRLLLSKKAKVMKESPNKLYNVKFYKGEARHNKLRSSQSNHYNDSINKINDSATSDEVLFEFLPKYQSFQDFNNKDISNGDFRNHITKKHSVSKSRKEINKDRRNMNLICLSSLDNMSNERTCYNAMSHLDNHKSDF, encoded by the exons ATGAATAACACACCTTTCGTAAATGTTACCGCGCAAAAAAGCGAACCAATCTCTCTGTacctttttcaaaatttgGCGC CAACTTCGCAACTCGGCTACCTGACGaataaggaaaaggaagactTTTTGTATTCAGACGAGGATGGagaaaattacaatttcaaG taCATATCTGGAAATCGATTCAAGTACATAATAAAAGATgtgcaaagagaaagatgtagAGACGAGGAGGAACGTGCATGGTGTAGATTTGTAAAACAACAAGAATTAAACAGTAATATAAG cACTACTAATGAGTATAACAGGGAAGACAGAGAATTAAGAAGATTGGAGGAAGATGCACTTCCGGAATATAAATTAGGATCTTATGTTGAAGGCAGTAAAAAGAACGATCATAAATCTATTTATCCA atAAAAGAACacggagaagaaaattttacaaacAGGATAACAGAAACAAAAAGCAATGATACTATTACTATCGACATGGATCGGTCGATCTTAAGAGAAGATTTATTGCCATATATGAGATTTATAAGATCTAAAAGATCTTCAGATCTGAGAAGAACTTCGTCTGATATTGTACAAAGGAAACATCCAAAACAAGACATAGTAGGCAATTTTGAATGCAATTCTACCCCAGAATTGAGCATAGAATATGAAAgcgataaagaagataatatttcCGTGGAACCAGATCCAGTGACTGCGCATAGAATTGTAATAATGCAACAAAGGATCTCTGAATTGTTAGATGAAATCTCGTTCAGATTAGACAGAATTCCACTGCCCGATGGTGACATAGACTTGAAACGGAGACAACAACGTGTTATGGAATTTTGTATAAGATTgtcgagaaattatttatacgatcttACCAGATATGTCAATGACATTCAGAAACATATGCGCGCTATTTCACCATCTGCAAAGATAAAATCTGGTCGTAGAGGCATTACGTTTCACATGCAGATTATCGAACAAAAATTGATAGCTTCTCATCAGTTATTATTGCATGGATTAACTGCTTATTGTAGGCATATTCCTTGTTCAATTCCGCAAGGTcattctaaaaaaattaaagaactATTAAAAGTAGTGACCGATTTGAAAGATATTTGTGATCATATTCAATTGACTAGAAATTATTTTGGCTCTGGAGACACCTGTACGTTACCACTG GAAAAAGAGACACAAGCCAAGTGTAACGCTATTTTGTCTAAGTTGAAACTGAGTTCAGGAACTGAATCGCAATTAGATGATTATAATACagtttcaaatataattattccaCTGAATGTACCACGGGCAAGAAACCGTTCTAAACGTAAGAATTTGGAAACTCGATTgagaatgtataataatatggaAGCTAAAGCATATAAGAGCAATTTTAGAAGAAAATCCTCAG CATGTCatataaaggataaaaaaactGATACAcgtcataataaaattatttataacgaacATTTATCTTTACCGCAACAACCAAATTCTAGTCCAATTACGAATgcattttctaaagaaattatCCAAGAGGATGACACAAAGTATAAAACATCCTTGAAAGAAGATGATATTAAGACAATAATGGGAACAGTTCCTGTAGATTCTGATAAC GATACCAACTTGGAAATACAATCCAAGCATACCAATAGATTGCTATTATCAAAAAAGGCAAAGGTCATGAAAGAGTCGcctaataaattgtataatgtaaaattttataaaggcGAGGCGAGacataataaattaagaaGTAGTCAATCAAATCATTATAATGATTCAATAAATAAG ataaatgATTCAGCAACTTCCGACGAAGTATTGTTTGAATTTCTTCCAAAGTATCAATCTTTtcaagattttaataataaagatatttcaaatGGTGATTTCAGAAATCATATAACCAAGAAACATTCTGTATCAAAAAG cagaaaagaaatcaataagGATAGAAGAAACATGAATTTGATTTGTCTCTCATCCTTGGATAACATGTCCAACGAACGTACATGTTATAATGCTATGAGTCACCTGGACAACCATAAAAGT gATTTCTGA